Proteins co-encoded in one Cyanobacterium sp. T60_A2020_053 genomic window:
- a CDS encoding ATP-binding cassette domain-containing protein, with the protein MTERILEIQDLTVSFDGFKALNNLNFHLDKGELRVIIGPNGAGKTTFLDVITGKVKPTKGRVLFKGKDLKKHREHTIAIMGIGRKFQTPRIYLNLTVRENLDLVINKKKNVLATLFSKTKKEDQEAIIRLLETIGLNTKANLKALWLSILLSRFSSLVR; encoded by the coding sequence ATGACTGAAAGAATTTTAGAAATTCAAGACCTAACGGTAAGTTTTGATGGATTTAAAGCACTTAATAATCTCAATTTTCATCTCGATAAAGGGGAATTGAGAGTGATTATCGGTCCAAATGGTGCTGGAAAAACCACCTTTTTAGATGTAATTACAGGGAAAGTAAAACCTACTAAAGGAAGAGTTTTATTTAAAGGGAAAGACTTAAAAAAACACCGTGAACACACCATTGCTATTATGGGCATTGGCAGAAAATTTCAAACTCCTAGGATATATCTTAACTTAACTGTTAGAGAAAATTTAGACTTAGTAATTAATAAGAAAAAAAATGTTTTAGCCACCCTTTTTTCTAAAACAAAAAAAGAAGATCAAGAAGCCATTATTCGTTTACTAGAAACCATTGGTTTAAATACAAAAGCTAATTTAAAAGCTCTCTGGCTGTCAATTCTCCTTTCTCGTTTCTCGTCATTAGTGCGTTAA
- a CDS encoding DUF3082 domain-containing protein: protein MTESEQKNLQPEENQEEITPLRCFTGAGISGALAVGAYLLTKSVIQTYMDLPITFDNPMAVRIASTVRTLIMGITTMATFVFVMVTVGLTALGIQLMIRGQKIN from the coding sequence ATGACAGAATCAGAACAAAAAAACCTACAACCAGAAGAAAACCAAGAAGAAATTACGCCCCTACGGTGTTTTACGGGCGCTGGAATATCAGGGGCATTGGCGGTGGGCGCTTATTTACTAACAAAATCAGTAATACAAACCTATATGGATTTACCGATTACTTTTGATAATCCCATGGCAGTGCGCATTGCTTCCACCGTGCGAACATTGATCATGGGTATTACCACCATGGCAACTTTTGTATTTGTTATGGTGACAGTGGGTTTAACGGCTTTAGGCATTCAGTTAATGATTAGAGGTCAAAAAATTAATTAA
- the cysW gene encoding sulfate ABC transporter permease subunit CysW, translating to MQTIKNLNTGKNWVILIVFIYLGLILLIPAISVFYEAFKQGVPTFFEAIQQREFIQAIWLTVILSVFSVPLNTVFGLCAAWVIARNRFRGKALLMSIIDLPFSISPLVAGLMMVLLYGRNDWFNGLLEYLDVKIVFALPGMVLATIFVTLPFVAREVIPVLEEIGSEQEDAARSLGATDLQIFWRVTLPGIRWGLLYGVLLTNARAVGEYGAIAVVSGNIIGKTASLPIFVELAYKNYQAQSAFAASVVLVLLAVVTLIGKEILEYYTKID from the coding sequence ATGCAGACAATTAAGAATTTAAATACAGGTAAAAATTGGGTAATTTTGATTGTTTTTATTTATTTGGGTTTAATTTTATTAATTCCAGCTATCTCGGTATTTTATGAGGCTTTTAAACAGGGCGTACCAACTTTTTTTGAAGCAATACAACAACGAGAATTTATTCAGGCGATATGGTTAACAGTTATTTTGTCGGTGTTTAGTGTTCCTTTAAATACGGTGTTTGGTTTATGTGCGGCTTGGGTAATTGCGAGGAATCGTTTTCGTGGTAAGGCTCTTTTGATGAGTATTATTGATTTGCCTTTTTCCATTTCTCCTCTGGTGGCTGGGTTGATGATGGTGTTGTTGTATGGGCGTAATGATTGGTTTAATGGTTTGCTGGAATATCTTGATGTCAAGATTGTTTTTGCTCTTCCCGGCATGGTTTTAGCTACTATTTTTGTGACTCTGCCTTTTGTGGCGAGGGAAGTAATTCCTGTGTTGGAAGAGATTGGTAGTGAGCAGGAAGATGCGGCTCGAAGTTTAGGAGCAACTGATTTACAGATTTTTTGGAGGGTTACTCTGCCGGGCATTCGCTGGGGTTTACTTTATGGAGTTTTGCTGACTAATGCTCGGGCTGTGGGGGAATATGGTGCGATCGCTGTTGTTTCTGGCAATATTATCGGTAAAACAGCATCTTTACCTATATTTGTGGAGTTAGCTTACAAAAATTATCAAGCTCAATCAGCTTTTGCTGCTTCGGTGGTATTGGTATTGTTAGCTGTGGTTACTCTTATTGGTAAAGAAATTTTGGAATACTATACCAAAATTGATTAA
- a CDS encoding sulfate/molybdate ABC transporter ATP-binding protein, producing MGIIINEVNNNFGNFEALKNINLEVKTNTLVALLGLYGSGKSTLLRVIAGLETPDSGQVIINGKDTTNLDIRKRNIGFVFQHYALFRHLTIRENIAFGLQIRKAPSTQIKERVAELLDLIQLEGLGDRYSSQLSGGQRQRVALARALAVQPQVLLLDEPFGALDAKVRKDLRAWLRRLHDEVHITSVFVTHDQEEAMEVADEIVVMNHGVIEQIGTPAQIYDHPTSPFVMKFIGEVNILPSNLTLFNQKDEHSSDIFIRPHDLDILLEKDELSIPVKVKTIIHLGSDIQVELFSDDNWEITAHLSREEFKNLNITKGQIVYIKPTKTQTFNDTQVLSVR from the coding sequence ATGGGTATTATTATTAATGAGGTTAACAATAATTTTGGCAACTTTGAAGCTCTAAAAAATATTAATTTAGAAGTTAAAACTAATACTTTAGTTGCTTTATTAGGTCTTTATGGTTCAGGAAAATCTACTCTTTTGAGGGTAATTGCTGGTTTAGAAACCCCCGATAGTGGTCAAGTAATTATCAATGGAAAAGACACTACTAACCTTGATATTCGTAAAAGAAATATTGGTTTTGTATTTCAACATTATGCTTTATTTAGACATTTAACTATCAGGGAAAATATTGCTTTTGGGTTACAAATTCGTAAAGCGCCCTCCACCCAAATTAAAGAAAGAGTAGCTGAACTACTTGATTTAATTCAGTTAGAAGGTTTAGGCGACCGCTATTCCAGTCAATTATCGGGAGGACAAAGGCAGAGGGTAGCGTTGGCGCGCGCCTTGGCAGTACAACCTCAAGTTTTATTATTAGATGAACCGTTTGGGGCGCTGGATGCTAAGGTGAGAAAGGATTTAAGGGCGTGGCTAAGAAGATTACATGATGAAGTACATATTACCAGTGTCTTTGTAACTCACGATCAAGAGGAAGCTATGGAGGTGGCGGATGAAATCGTGGTAATGAATCATGGTGTTATTGAACAGATTGGCACACCTGCCCAAATTTATGATCATCCAACTTCGCCTTTCGTGATGAAATTTATTGGGGAAGTCAATATTTTACCTAGTAATTTGACATTATTTAATCAGAAAGATGAGCATAGTTCTGATATTTTTATTCGTCCTCATGATTTAGATATTTTACTAGAAAAAGATGAGTTGAGTATTCCTGTAAAAGTTAAAACAATTATTCATTTAGGGTCGGATATTCAAGTAGAATTATTCTCAGATGATAATTGGGAAATTACTGCTCATTTAAGTCGAGAAGAGTTTAAAAATCTTAATATTACTAAAGGTCAAATTGTTTACATCAAGCCTACTAAAACTCAAACTTTTAATGATACTCAAGTTTTATCAGTTCGCTAA
- a CDS encoding carbohydrate porin, producing MKKNIIKLGLGTVTLGFSALHPATEILANEAILQELEQSQQNQVTSVSQLSDVSPTDWAYEALRNLVERYGCIAGYPDRTFRGNRALSRYEFAAGLNACMQQIERLVSTPGGGGVGDGDLATLRRLLGEFETELSTLGARVDSLEGKVAFLEDHQFSTTTKLAGEVIFGLSSIVAGQTNSGATEIPRVPVFGNRTRLELATSFTGKDELFVRLATGNFPDFADTADTAQASLAFAQPEGNDVGLEVLNYRFPLGAVDVLVEGAGGAFDDFTDTVSILDGDGGSGALSGFGTRNLVYYQGGGAGLGLTGNLGERFNWSLGYLASEGASPTDGNGLFDGGYGAIAQLGFNPSDNFTLALAYGRGYNTSEISAYSGQFRDVVENVNTTHDTYALSMSWRLNPKFVLGGWGGLTNVSTLNTFVDVNNNQLSTGNADLYYWAVSLGFPDLFREGNLGGVIIGQQPKLSGTSFATNEIGLTDDSESYHIEAFYQYALSDRISVTPGVVVVTNPNNDTNNSALVIGTIRTTFSF from the coding sequence GTGAAAAAAAACATTATTAAATTGGGTTTAGGCACTGTAACGTTAGGATTCAGCGCCCTCCACCCTGCCACAGAGATATTAGCAAATGAAGCTATTTTGCAGGAATTAGAACAAAGTCAGCAAAATCAAGTTACATCTGTGTCACAATTAAGTGACGTATCTCCCACGGATTGGGCTTATGAAGCGCTCAGAAACTTAGTAGAAAGATATGGCTGTATCGCTGGATACCCAGATCGTACTTTTCGGGGTAATCGTGCCTTGAGTCGTTATGAATTTGCAGCCGGTTTAAATGCCTGTATGCAACAAATCGAAAGATTAGTTAGCACTCCCGGCGGTGGTGGTGTGGGTGATGGGGATTTAGCTACCCTGAGAAGATTATTAGGAGAGTTTGAAACGGAATTATCTACCCTCGGCGCCCGTGTGGATAGCTTAGAAGGAAAAGTGGCATTTTTAGAAGATCATCAATTCTCCACTACCACCAAATTAGCAGGGGAAGTCATTTTTGGTTTAAGTAGTATTGTAGCAGGGCAAACAAATAGCGGTGCGACAGAAATTCCTAGAGTGCCTGTATTCGGTAATCGCACCCGTTTAGAATTAGCTACCAGTTTTACAGGAAAAGACGAGTTATTCGTGCGCCTAGCTACGGGTAATTTTCCTGACTTTGCCGACACTGCCGACACTGCCCAAGCTAGTCTTGCTTTTGCCCAACCAGAAGGCAATGACGTTGGTTTAGAAGTGCTTAATTATCGTTTTCCTCTCGGTGCTGTGGATGTTTTGGTGGAGGGCGCTGGGGGCGCTTTTGATGACTTTACCGATACCGTTAGCATTCTTGATGGTGACGGTGGCAGCGGTGCTTTATCCGGTTTTGGTACTCGCAACCTCGTTTATTATCAGGGGGGGGGCGCTGGTTTAGGATTAACAGGTAACCTCGGGGAGCGATTTAACTGGAGTCTGGGTTATTTAGCGTCGGAGGGCGCTTCACCTACTGATGGTAACGGTTTATTTGATGGTGGATATGGTGCCATCGCTCAACTTGGGTTTAATCCTAGCGATAATTTTACCCTAGCCTTGGCTTACGGGCGCGGTTACAATACCTCCGAAATTAGCGCCTACAGTGGTCAATTTAGGGATGTAGTAGAAAACGTTAATACCACCCATGATACCTATGCCCTCAGTATGTCATGGCGTTTAAATCCTAAATTTGTTCTCGGTGGTTGGGGAGGTTTAACCAATGTTTCTACCCTAAATACTTTTGTGGATGTTAACAATAATCAACTATCGACAGGTAACGCAGACTTATACTATTGGGCAGTTAGTCTCGGTTTTCCTGACTTATTCCGAGAAGGCAATCTAGGAGGAGTTATTATTGGACAACAACCGAAATTATCAGGTACAAGTTTTGCCACCAATGAAATTGGTTTAACTGATGATAGTGAGTCTTATCACATTGAGGCATTTTATCAGTATGCTTTATCGGATCGAATTAGTGTTACCCCGGGTGTGGTAGTAGTGACAAATCCTAACAATGACACTAATAACTCAGCGTTAGTAATTGGGACAATTCGTACTACTTTCTCTTTCTAA
- the ftsH3 gene encoding ATP-dependent zinc metalloprotease FtsH3: MSKNNKKWRNVGLYAILAVVVVALGTAFLDRPQGEQSSWKYSQFIDEVQTNKVERVQLSADRTQAMATARDGQRFLVNLPNDPQLIDILSDNKVDIAVLPQSDEGFWFRALSSLFFPVLLLVGLFFLLRRASSGPGSQAMNFGKSKARVQMEPQTQVTFADVAGIEQAKLELTEVVDFLKNGERFTALGAKIPKGVLLVGPPGTGKTLLAKAVAGEAGVPFFSISGSEFVEMFVGVGASRVRDLFEQAKQNAPCIVFIDEIDAVGRQRGAGLGGGNDEREQTLNQLLTEMDGFEGNTGIIIVAATNRPDVLDSALLRPGRFDRQVVVDRPDFAGRSEILGVHAQGKTLSKDVDLEKIARRTPGFTGADLSNLLNEAAILAARRNLTEISMDEINDAIDRVLAGPEKKNRVMSEKRKTLVAYHEAGHALVGALMPDYDPVQKISIIPRGRAGGLTWFTPSEDRMESGLYSRSYLQNQMAVALGGRIAEEIIFGEEEVTTGASNDLQQVARVARQMITRFGMSDRLGPVALGRQNGNVFMGRDIASDRDFSDTTAATIDEEVKQLVDRAYQRAKEVLVENRGILDKLAQMLVEKETVEADELQEVLNNSEVKMAAIV; this comes from the coding sequence GTGAGCAAAAATAATAAAAAGTGGCGCAATGTGGGACTATATGCCATTTTAGCAGTGGTAGTAGTAGCCCTAGGCACAGCATTTTTAGATCGCCCTCAAGGGGAGCAATCAAGTTGGAAATATAGCCAATTTATTGACGAAGTACAAACCAATAAAGTAGAAAGAGTACAATTAAGTGCAGATCGTACTCAAGCTATGGCTACAGCTAGAGATGGGCAAAGATTTTTAGTTAATTTACCCAATGATCCTCAGTTAATTGATATTTTATCCGACAATAAAGTTGATATTGCTGTATTACCTCAAAGTGATGAGGGTTTCTGGTTTAGAGCTTTAAGTAGTCTCTTTTTCCCAGTATTATTGTTAGTCGGTTTATTCTTCTTACTGCGCCGTGCTTCTAGTGGACCCGGTTCTCAGGCGATGAATTTTGGTAAATCCAAAGCAAGAGTACAAATGGAGCCTCAAACTCAAGTTACTTTCGCTGACGTAGCCGGTATTGAACAAGCTAAGTTAGAGTTAACGGAAGTGGTTGACTTTTTGAAAAATGGTGAAAGATTTACTGCTCTTGGCGCAAAAATTCCGAAAGGAGTTTTATTGGTAGGACCTCCGGGTACTGGTAAAACCTTACTAGCCAAAGCCGTTGCTGGTGAAGCCGGTGTACCTTTCTTCAGCATTTCTGGTTCTGAATTTGTGGAAATGTTTGTGGGTGTGGGTGCTTCTCGGGTAAGAGATTTATTTGAACAAGCGAAGCAAAATGCTCCCTGTATCGTGTTTATCGATGAGATTGACGCTGTTGGTCGTCAGAGGGGCGCTGGTTTAGGTGGCGGTAATGATGAAAGAGAACAAACTCTTAACCAGTTGTTGACAGAAATGGATGGTTTTGAGGGTAATACTGGAATCATCATTGTGGCTGCTACTAACCGCCCTGATGTCTTGGATTCTGCTTTATTACGTCCGGGTCGTTTTGATCGTCAGGTAGTGGTAGATCGTCCTGATTTTGCTGGACGTTCGGAAATTTTAGGGGTTCATGCTCAAGGTAAAACCCTTTCTAAAGATGTGGACTTGGAAAAAATTGCTCGTCGTACTCCTGGTTTTACGGGCGCTGACCTTTCTAATTTACTCAATGAAGCGGCAATTTTAGCGGCGCGCCGCAACCTCACAGAAATCTCGATGGATGAGATTAATGATGCTATTGATCGGGTTTTAGCTGGTCCTGAGAAGAAAAATCGGGTTATGAGCGAAAAACGCAAGACTTTAGTGGCTTATCATGAAGCTGGTCATGCTTTGGTAGGGGCGCTGATGCCGGATTATGATCCTGTCCAAAAAATTAGTATCATTCCCCGGGGGCGCGCTGGCGGTTTAACTTGGTTTACTCCTAGTGAAGATCGCATGGAATCTGGTTTATATTCTCGTTCTTACTTGCAAAATCAAATGGCTGTGGCTCTTGGTGGTCGTATCGCTGAGGAAATTATCTTTGGTGAGGAGGAAGTGACGACGGGCGCTTCTAATGATTTACAACAAGTGGCAAGGGTTGCACGTCAGATGATTACTCGTTTTGGTATGAGTGATCGTCTTGGACCTGTGGCGTTGGGTCGCCAAAATGGTAATGTGTTTATGGGTCGTGATATTGCTTCTGACCGTGATTTTTCTGATACTACCGCCGCTACCATTGACGAGGAAGTCAAGCAGTTGGTGGATCGCGCTTACCAAAGGGCAAAAGAGGTATTAGTCGAAAACCGTGGGATTCTTGATAAATTAGCTCAAATGTTGGTAGAAAAAGAAACCGTTGAAGCTGACGAGTTACAAGAGGTGCTTAACAATAGTGAAGTCAAAATGGCTGCTATTGTTTAA
- the dmeF gene encoding CDF family Co(II)/Ni(II) efflux transporter DmeF produces MHQETLETWQHSHYFILDSQKSEKKTQIVMALTAVTMVVEIIAGMIFGSMALLADGWHMATHVGAFAITLFTYQYARKNRHNPQYTFGTGKVGVLGGFANAVALGIIALIMILESGMRLFNPNAIQFNEAIIVAIIGLIINLISAFLLQDDHHDHHDHDHHHDLNLQAAYIHVLADALTSVLAIVALFTGKYLDWVWMDAIMGVVGAGVIAKWAYGLIQDTGLILLDGVTDKKVRLMIIDAIEADADNQVADFHLWYLSQDDLSVMISVVTHYPQSPEHYKKLLQHIPKLSHVLIEVNHCDPDRSFQQV; encoded by the coding sequence ATGCACCAAGAAACTTTAGAAACATGGCAACACTCTCATTATTTTATTTTGGATAGTCAAAAAAGTGAGAAAAAAACTCAAATAGTTATGGCTTTAACGGCTGTTACTATGGTTGTCGAAATTATAGCAGGGATGATTTTTGGTTCGATGGCTTTATTAGCTGATGGTTGGCACATGGCTACCCATGTGGGTGCTTTTGCCATTACTTTATTTACTTATCAGTATGCTCGTAAAAATCGCCATAATCCTCAATACACTTTTGGTACTGGTAAAGTAGGAGTTTTAGGAGGTTTTGCCAATGCTGTTGCTTTAGGAATAATTGCCCTAATAATGATTTTGGAGTCGGGAATGCGTCTGTTTAATCCCAATGCTATTCAATTTAATGAAGCTATTATCGTGGCAATTATTGGTTTAATTATTAATTTAATTAGTGCTTTTTTACTACAAGATGATCACCATGATCATCACGATCACGATCATCATCATGATCTCAATCTCCAAGCTGCTTATATTCATGTACTCGCAGATGCTTTAACGTCAGTTTTAGCCATCGTAGCCTTATTTACGGGTAAATATCTTGATTGGGTATGGATGGATGCCATTATGGGGGTGGTGGGCGCTGGAGTTATCGCTAAATGGGCTTATGGCTTGATTCAGGATACAGGATTGATTTTACTTGATGGAGTAACTGATAAAAAAGTTCGATTAATGATCATTGATGCCATTGAAGCTGATGCTGACAATCAAGTCGCTGACTTTCATCTTTGGTATTTAAGTCAAGATGATTTATCCGTCATGATTTCTGTCGTCACCCACTATCCTCAATCTCCTGAACATTATAAAAAATTACTACAACATATTCCTAAACTTAGTCACGTTTTGATTGAGGTGAATCATTGTGATCCTGATCGTTCCTTTCAACAAGTTTAA
- a CDS encoding PilT/PilU family type 4a pilus ATPase, with protein sequence MTNSADRPRKPLPLPPLAPPTVTQRNTEEDEQTRVSLGKMPPLSPPGGIKRDQKIAQPPSFDDDDEASDVTQINPGQQMPPLNQRPSAMPELQEATQMRTPLAVPLGKNPFPPRHAESTTVSREREETDVKMGSPMARASQRPPTPQRSTYVPLSPPVARAPGQPSLEELIRIAYDNGYSDLHLGVRESIRMRDRGEILTLEQYPEIDVNTFMSWLREILDDKDIQKFKNELEFDGATQYDFARIRINIFDTLTGPAMVLRLIPLKILSLEQLKLPQVFKDVCEAHKGLILITGPTGSGKSTTLAAMIDYINSEQSKNIITIEDPVEFVHKSRKSLIKQREVGVHTQKFDNALKASLREDPDIILVGEMRDKETVNTALKAAQTGHLVMGTLHTNSAVKTLERIFTLYSADEQPAMRSAIAESLVSIIAQGLCRTTDGKRAAYHDILINTETVKDYILSNKYDEITVLMDEGEFDGMMTMNKSLFNLYQEGRITEETALEKSPIRNEMAMMLRGRV encoded by the coding sequence ATGACTAACTCCGCAGACAGACCAAGAAAACCCTTACCATTACCTCCCCTAGCGCCCCCCACCGTTACCCAAAGAAACACCGAAGAAGACGAACAAACTAGAGTAAGTTTAGGAAAAATGCCACCTCTTAGCCCTCCGGGGGGCATCAAAAGAGATCAAAAAATAGCACAACCGCCATCCTTTGACGATGATGACGAGGCTAGTGACGTTACCCAAATCAACCCGGGTCAACAAATGCCCCCTCTGAATCAGCGCCCCTCAGCCATGCCAGAATTGCAAGAGGCAACCCAAATGAGAACTCCCCTTGCCGTGCCACTAGGTAAAAACCCATTTCCCCCACGCCATGCCGAAAGCACTACCGTTAGTCGTGAAAGAGAAGAAACTGACGTAAAAATGGGATCGCCTATGGCTCGTGCTTCCCAGCGCCCTCCCACTCCCCAGCGCTCTACTTATGTACCATTATCTCCCCCTGTGGCACGGGCGCCGGGGCAACCATCCCTAGAAGAATTAATCCGCATCGCCTACGACAATGGCTACTCAGACTTACATTTAGGGGTGAGGGAATCCATTAGAATGCGAGATAGAGGGGAAATATTAACCCTTGAGCAATACCCAGAAATTGATGTTAATACCTTCATGAGTTGGTTAAGAGAAATTCTTGATGATAAAGACATCCAAAAATTTAAAAACGAATTAGAATTTGACGGAGCGACTCAATACGACTTCGCAAGGATCAGGATTAATATTTTTGATACCCTCACAGGTCCAGCAATGGTATTACGTCTAATTCCCCTGAAAATTCTCAGTCTCGAACAACTCAAACTTCCTCAGGTGTTTAAAGATGTCTGCGAAGCTCACAAAGGACTAATTCTCATTACCGGACCAACTGGGTCTGGTAAATCCACGACCCTAGCCGCTATGATTGACTATATCAATAGTGAACAGAGTAAAAATATTATCACCATTGAAGACCCTGTGGAATTTGTCCACAAAAGTCGTAAATCCCTAATTAAACAAAGGGAAGTAGGAGTTCATACCCAAAAATTTGATAACGCCCTCAAAGCCTCCCTACGGGAAGACCCTGACATCATTCTAGTGGGGGAAATGCGAGATAAAGAAACCGTTAATACAGCCCTGAAAGCAGCTCAGACAGGTCACTTAGTCATGGGTACACTACACACCAACAGCGCCGTTAAAACCTTAGAACGTATTTTCACCCTGTATAGTGCTGATGAACAACCAGCCATGCGTAGTGCCATTGCCGAATCTTTAGTTAGTATTATCGCTCAAGGGTTATGTCGTACCACAGATGGAAAAAGGGCAGCTTATCACGATATTTTAATTAATACCGAGACAGTAAAGGATTATATTTTGAGTAACAAATACGATGAAATTACCGTTTTAATGGATGAAGGAGAATTTGACGGCATGATGACCATGAATAAATCATTATTTAATCTCTATCAAGAAGGTCGCATTACCGAAGAAACAGCCCTCGAAAAATCACCCATTCGTAATGAAATGGCAATGATGTTACGAGGCAGAGTGTAA
- a CDS encoding nucleotidyltransferase domain-containing protein yields the protein MTITYCKNLDVPLAKIAKFCQKWNIVEFAVFGSVLRDDFNAHSDVDCLVKFSDHADWSLFDRVKMKEELTLILNNKVDLVNRKSVENSENWLRKQEILKSSKIIYVQE from the coding sequence ATGACGATAACTTACTGCAAAAATTTGGATGTTCCCCTAGCAAAAATTGCCAAATTTTGTCAAAAATGGAACATAGTTGAATTTGCTGTTTTTGGTTCCGTTTTAAGAGATGATTTCAATGCTCATAGTGATGTTGATTGTTTGGTTAAATTTTCTGATCATGCTGACTGGAGTTTATTTGACCGTGTAAAAATGAAAGAAGAATTAACTCTAATTTTGAATAACAAAGTTGATTTAGTTAATCGAAAATCAGTCGAAAACAGTGAAAATTGGCTACGAAAACAAGAGATTTTAAAAAGTAGTAAAATCATTTATGTCCAAGAATAA
- a CDS encoding DUF1499 domain-containing protein, whose product MIISFISFLSALLLFFTPFASIFHIEGQPPQNLGVQNQHLAPCPKTPNCVITDSGDTEHYIEPIAYDGAMEEVRGALLKVLTVVPNTEIVAEKDNYIRIKSTSKIMGFADDTEFYFPEGQKIIKMRASARLGESDLGVNRRRLEQIRLALTDFLS is encoded by the coding sequence ATGATTATTTCTTTTATTTCTTTTCTCAGCGCCCTCCTCCTCTTTTTTACCCCTTTTGCTTCAATTTTTCACATTGAAGGGCAACCACCGCAAAATTTAGGGGTACAGAATCAACATTTAGCCCCCTGCCCCAAAACTCCGAATTGTGTAATTACTGATAGTGGTGATACAGAACATTATATTGAGCCAATTGCATATGACGGAGCGATGGAAGAAGTGCGAGGGGCGCTGTTAAAAGTATTGACAGTTGTACCAAATACGGAAATTGTGGCAGAAAAAGATAACTATATTCGCATTAAATCCACCAGTAAGATTATGGGATTTGCTGACGATACAGAATTTTATTTTCCAGAAGGGCAAAAAATAATTAAAATGAGAGCCAGCGCCCGTCTGGGAGAATCAGATTTAGGGGTTAACCGTCGTCGTTTAGAACAAATTAGATTAGCTCTTACTGATTTTTTAAGCTAA